The Chitinimonas arctica region CCACCGGAAATCCGGATTTTCTCGGCCAATCGTTCGCTATGGTCGATCAGGGCCACCCCGCGCCCGCGTTGGCTTGCACTGGCGGCGGCCATCATGCCGGCCGCGCCCGCACCGATCACGATAACGTCTATGTCCTGCACTTTGTCTTGAACGGGCATCTAGTGTAATAACTCGAATTTGTCATATAGTGGCAACATTGCCTGGCAGCACGGACGTACAGAATATTGCGCGTACTCAACCTGCGGCTCACCACCCGGCGGAGCCGGGTGTTCACGGACCGTGATAACTCAACGTTTCCTCGCTGATTTATCCCACTCCCCCCGCCCTCGCCGCCGCGAGGGAGCCTCGCTGGCGCTCGTTAGCGCATTAATTCAGTGTTTCCCTAAGCGCTTGTTCCGCATGCCGCCACGGCACTCCCCGAATTCTAAGCCCTGAACCCCCTCCCAAGAGAGACATCAATGAAACGCTTTGGTCTTGCCCGCACCGTCGTCACCACCGCCTTGGTCGCCGCCGCCTTCTCGCCGCTGGCTCAAGCCGCCGGTAGTTACGCCAATGTGGTTGTATTCGGCGACAGCCTGAGCGACGTAGGCGCCTTTGGCGGCCTCCCCGGCTACCCGGTGGGAAATCGCTGGACTTACGATACCAATGGCAAGAAATCGGATATCTATGCCGATATCCTGGCGCGCAAGTACGGCATCAGCCTGAGCCCGGCCAATCCGGCCAACCCGCTCCTGCCGGCAGGCGGCAATGGCTGGGCGCAGGGCGCCGCCAAATCGTCCGACCTGGTGACGCAGTTGGGCAGCTACCTGGCCAGCCGAGGCGGCAAGGCCGATCCGAACGCGCTGTATTCGATCTGGATCGGCGGCAACGATGTCACGCCCGCCCTGACCGCCGGCCAGGCCGGTGGTACCGCCGCCGCCCAGGCTGTCATGGCCACCGCCGTGCAGACCACGCTCAGCCAGATCGCCACCCTCAAGGCGGCCGGCGCCAAGCATATCCTGGTATTGAATGCACCCGACGTGGGTCGGACGCCGCTATTGTTCAGCACGGTCGCCAGCCAGGCCGCCGGCAACGTCAGCGCCACCGTGGGCACCAGCGCCAATGCCACGCTTATCCTGACCGGCATCAATCCTGCGCTGACCAATCCGGCCAATCCGGCCGCCGCCACCCTGATCGCCGCCACCGCCAATGCCCTGAAAAACGCCAGCTCGGCGACCCTGGCCGGCAGCATCCACAGCGCCCTGAATGCCGGCGGCGCCGATAGCGCCGCCCAGCAGACCGCCATCGCCAATGCGGTGACTGCCGCGACCAATGCCATCGTCACCGGCTACCCCGCCGCTGCCGCCAAAGCGGTCGCCGATACCCTGGTCGGTGCAGGCGTACTTGCCAACCCAAGCAGCGGCGCCGTGGCCCTGGCTACCTACAATGCCGTGATCGCCGGCGTCAGCGGCAATCTCAGCGCCCAGGTCGCCGCCCAGGCCCCCGCCATCAGCGCTGGTATCAGCAGCGGCTATGCGCAACTTTCCAGCAGCGCGACCAGCTTGGTCGACAGCATCTACAACCCGGCCCTGAATGCGGGCATCGCCCAGATCTCCGGCGGTACCGTGATTCAGGTCGATATCAATCGGCTGATGAAGGAAGCCCTGGCCAGCCCGGCCAAGTTCGGATTCGGCAATGTCACCGGCAGCGCTTGCGGTAGCGCCGCCAATGTCTGTAGCGACAAGGACGCCAGCTTCGACGCCAGCAAGTCATTCTTCTTCGCCGACCCTTTCCATCCCACGCCCGAAGCGCATAAGGCGGTCGCGGCGTTTATCGCCTCCATCATGGATGCGCCGTACTACGCCGCGCAATTGCCGAACAACCAGGCCATCGCCGTCAACGCCACGCAAACGGCCTTGGACGAGCGGTCCGGCCAAGCCCGCTCGGTGGGCGCGCTGGACGGTTTCGCCCGTATCAGCCGTTTGAACAACGACCAGTCGGCCAACCATGGCGCGCTGAAGAGCGATGGCAGCAACACCGCCGTCACCGTCGGCGCCGACTACCAGGTAGCGGCGAATATCTCGGCCGGCGTAGCGTTTACCCAATCCAGGAACAAGACCGACTTCGCCAACAATGTCGGTAGCTTCAAGGCAAACAATACGCTGATGTCGGTGTTCGGCCGCTATGAATCCGGTTCGATCAGTGTCTCCGGCGACGTCTATTTCGGTTCCACCCGCTTCAGCGATATCAACCGCCGCATCCAGCTGGGCGCGCTGAACCGGATCGAAAGCGGCGATACCCATGGTACCCAGGTGG contains the following coding sequences:
- a CDS encoding autotransporter domain-containing protein, whose product is MKRFGLARTVVTTALVAAAFSPLAQAAGSYANVVVFGDSLSDVGAFGGLPGYPVGNRWTYDTNGKKSDIYADILARKYGISLSPANPANPLLPAGGNGWAQGAAKSSDLVTQLGSYLASRGGKADPNALYSIWIGGNDVTPALTAGQAGGTAAAQAVMATAVQTTLSQIATLKAAGAKHILVLNAPDVGRTPLLFSTVASQAAGNVSATVGTSANATLILTGINPALTNPANPAAATLIAATANALKNASSATLAGSIHSALNAGGADSAAQQTAIANAVTAATNAIVTGYPAAAAKAVADTLVGAGVLANPSSGAVALATYNAVIAGVSGNLSAQVAAQAPAISAGISSGYAQLSSSATSLVDSIYNPALNAGIAQISGGTVIQVDINRLMKEALASPAKFGFGNVTGSACGSAANVCSDKDASFDASKSFFFADPFHPTPEAHKAVAAFIASIMDAPYYAAQLPNNQAIAVNATQTALDERSGQARSVGALDGFARISRLNNDQSANHGALKSDGSNTAVTVGADYQVAANISAGVAFTQSRNKTDFANNVGSFKANNTLMSVFGRYESGSISVSGDVYFGSTRFSDINRRIQLGALNRIESGDTHGTQVGLRAAGSYLLSMGKISVAPTVSLAFGENVVGGYAENCADITGSSSCSTSMRYEKQRVDSLLLGLGAKLNADLGKVQPFASVMFYKDSKDKDRHVGAGQVGQASTFETAVFTPDSSYAVLSLGARAKLGNAMSAYASYTRTQGARDEKRDAISVGVQGTF